The genomic segment TGTTAGTAATACAGTCTCAGAGTCTTTGCAAAATCAACCTTACCAGCTAACCGAATGGGTATCGGGATGCAGTTTATTAATTAATTTGAAAAACTTTAATCAATGTCCTCAGTTTGATCCGAACTATTTTCTTTATTATGAAGATTTTGACTTCTGTTTACGGTATCGAAACCAAGGACATCAAATTGGCATTACTTCAAAAATTAAAGTATTTCATGAGACTTCATCCATTACCCACAGAAATCCTACTCTTAAAATTAAGTACAGCATTTACAGTTACCTCCTTAGCCTCAACAAACATACCTCAAAAAGCGTGTTGTTTTACTGGTTATTACGAATTAGTTTTGTTTCCCTAATAACACTGCTAATTACTCCTCAAAAGTCTCAATCTAAACTTAAAGGAGTGATCCGTTTTATAGTTAGGCATTGTTTAAGAATAACGCAGTTGCAGTAACAAACGATGATTGTTTACAGGAGGCTTAATTTTATGAATACAAGATGGATCTTGAATAAAGCCAAATCCTGCATTTCCTAAGATTATTCGTTCTTGCTGACGACTATAATAACGATACACAAGATCATCAGGGTGTCTTCCCGAAAACAACAATGCTAACGGTTTATGAAGATGGGATTTTTCAATCATAATATGGGGGCCAGAATATTCATCCTGTACAGCAGTAATGTAGAAATAAACTGTCATAAAATTATATCCGGCAATATCATAATGATAATAGGTAGGAGGATAAATCTTTTGAATTTCAGTTTCCGGCAAATTAGAAGCAATACTCCAGGTTAAATGGGCTGTAATTCGATTAGGTCGATACTGAAGATATCGATGTACAATTTCTAACAAAATAGGGTCATGAATTAGTTGTTTAATCGCCGGACAATTTGAAGGTTCATCCACTAAAGCACGCACAACAGAATGTCCATCAGGTAAAGATCCTTGATGAACTTGATCAATCCAAAACCGATGTGGATATTTTGGTTCAGTACAGGAAGTTTGGCAAGCATAATCAAAAATTTCTTTCACGATTTCAAGAGGTAATTGAAGATTCAAGCTAACTGCTGTTTCTCGAATTTCCGCTAGACAAGTTTCAATATCAAATCCCGAAAACCAAGAAAAACTATTTATATCATAAACTTGGGGAGAAAGAAAATTTTGAAAATGCTGCTTTACTTTTTGAATTTGGCTATATATTTGTCGCATCCATAAAAAACGACTAATACCATACAAGCGATTGTTGTATAACTGATCTGGAGTTCGTTTTACAGGGTTTAATGACACCATAGAAGGTGATGTGTGATCAATCATAATGAATTTAAGGGGATTTAGTAAACAAAAAACAACCAAAATGAAGATTGAACCTTGAAACTATAATTTGCTGTCTGACAGAAATGCAGCAAATATTGAATAGATTAAGATTTTGACTATATTCTTCTGGATTAATAGATGAAATCAGGAAGATGAGTTGATTTTAGCAGCGTCATCATCATGGGTGAAAAATCTTCATTGTTTTAGGGTCTTAAAAGGGATATTAAAGCGGATGTTTGCAATGGTGAAAGATATTGTAATCCAATGAGCCTTAAAAAAAAGGTATAATAAATCAATAAATCTTGTAAATTCCACCCTAAATCAATGACTCATTCGTTGCTGATTAATTTATCATTTTTAATTCCTGAACCTACAGGAATATCTGTTTATGCAAGTCATATTTTACCTGCTTTAAAGCCCCTTAAACTCCTATTATTAGTTTCTCAAGAAAAACCGGGTTATTCTTGCTATTCTGTTCCGAATAATATGACTCCTGACCAAGGAACAAAAGGACATCTGAGACGGTTACTTTGGACACAGTTTAAACTTCCTCAAATTTATCAACAATTAAAGGGAAATTTGATATTTTCTCCTATTCCAGAAGCCCCGTTATATTGTGGGTGTCGGTCGATTGTCATGGCTCATGATTTAATTCCGTTACGGTTTCCGAGGCGAGGATCTCGGTTAACTGCTTATTTTAAATATTATATTCCCCTTGTATTATCCCAAGCCGAACATATTGTCTGTAATTCTATCTCAACGGCTCAAGATTTAGTTAATTTTTTTGACATTCCTGAACAAAAAATAACACCTATTCCCCTCGCATATAATCCGCAGAGATTTCAATTTTTAGATTTGCCAACTCGTAATTATTTCCTTTATATTGGTCGTCATGATGCTTATAAAAATCTATCTCGATTAATTAATGCTTTTTCTAAGTTAAAACATTTATCCGAATATGAATTATGGTTCGCTGGCCCAACGGATGAAACCTATACACCTGAACTC from the Planktothrix tepida PCC 9214 genome contains:
- a CDS encoding glycosyltransferase family 4 protein, which translates into the protein MTHSLLINLSFLIPEPTGISVYASHILPALKPLKLLLLVSQEKPGYSCYSVPNNMTPDQGTKGHLRRLLWTQFKLPQIYQQLKGNLIFSPIPEAPLYCGCRSIVMAHDLIPLRFPRRGSRLTAYFKYYIPLVLSQAEHIVCNSISTAQDLVNFFDIPEQKITPIPLAYNPQRFQFLDLPTRNYFLYIGRHDAYKNLSRLINAFSKLKHLSEYELWFAGPTDETYTPELKKQVQDLELTQQVKFLNYVPFEQLIPMINQAIAVVFPSLWEGFGFPVLEAMACGTPVITSNLSSLPEVGGNAALYVNPYQVEEITEAMETLANNTEMRSHLRQLGLEQVKQFSWEKTGQKTAKVIQQYL